In the genome of Nocardia sp. NBC_00416, one region contains:
- a CDS encoding 2-dehydro-3-deoxy-6-phosphogalactonate aldolase — translation MDSASDTTRSGLIAILRGITPAEVVAVGAALVEEGVHAIEVPLNSPDPYHSIELLATHFGKLCPIGAGTVLSADDAARARSAGADLIVSPDTNIEVIAAALALGMRPYPGVATPTEAFGAVRAGARSLKLFPSGALGISGMRAVRAVLPDDVELLPVGGVDESNLGDWLAAGAGGAGLGTSLYRPGDTADQVRVRARRLSNIWAATR, via the coding sequence ATGGATTCCGCATCGGATACGACCCGGTCGGGGCTGATCGCCATCCTGCGAGGAATCACCCCGGCGGAGGTTGTCGCCGTGGGAGCGGCGCTGGTCGAGGAAGGCGTGCACGCCATCGAGGTGCCGTTGAACTCGCCCGACCCCTACCATTCCATCGAGCTACTGGCCACGCACTTCGGGAAGCTCTGCCCGATCGGCGCCGGTACCGTCCTGAGCGCCGACGACGCGGCCCGGGCCCGCTCCGCCGGCGCCGACCTCATTGTGTCGCCGGATACGAATATCGAGGTGATCGCGGCCGCGCTCGCCCTGGGTATGCGTCCGTACCCCGGGGTGGCCACGCCGACCGAGGCGTTCGGCGCGGTACGCGCCGGCGCCCGTAGTCTCAAGCTGTTCCCGTCCGGCGCGCTGGGAATCTCCGGGATGCGCGCGGTGCGCGCGGTCCTGCCCGACGATGTGGAACTGCTGCCGGTCGGCGGAGTGGACGAATCGAACCTCGGGGACTGGCTCGCCGCGGGCGCCGGCGGGGCGGGTCTCGGAACGAGTCTCTACCGGCCGGGTGACACCGCCGACCAGGTGCGTGTCAGGGCCCGCCGACTCTCGAATATCTGGGCTGCCACCCGCTAG
- the dgoD gene encoding galactonate dehydratase, translating to MKIASIRTYTLPPRWLFVRIETDDGIVGWGEPVLEGRAASVAATVEELSDYLIGQDPARIEDLWTVLYRGGFYRGGGIHMSALAGIDQALWDIKGKALGVPVHDLLGGRVRDRIKVYSWIGGDRPDETAKAARDAVDRGFTAVKMNGTEELQYLDTWDKIDRCVANVAAVRDAVGPNIGIGVDFHGRVHKPMAKVLLRELEPYRLMFVEEPVLSEHLDSVVDVLRQSPIPIALGERLFSRWDFKSVLASGAVDIIQPDPSHCGGITEARKIAHMAEAYDVALALHCPLGPIALASCLQIDAGCYNATIQEQSLGIHYNTTNELLDYLVDPAVFTYADGQVRIPTGPGLGIEINEEYVTERAATGHRWRNPIWRHSDGSFAEW from the coding sequence ATGAAGATCGCGTCGATCAGGACGTACACGCTGCCGCCGCGGTGGCTGTTCGTGCGTATCGAAACCGATGACGGCATCGTGGGCTGGGGCGAGCCCGTGCTGGAAGGACGCGCGGCGTCGGTCGCCGCCACGGTCGAGGAACTGTCCGATTATCTGATCGGTCAGGACCCGGCTCGTATCGAAGACCTTTGGACGGTGCTCTATCGGGGCGGGTTCTACCGCGGCGGCGGTATCCATATGAGTGCGCTGGCGGGTATCGATCAGGCGCTCTGGGATATCAAGGGCAAAGCCCTGGGGGTTCCCGTGCACGATTTGCTCGGCGGCCGGGTGCGCGATCGCATCAAGGTCTACTCCTGGATCGGCGGTGACCGGCCGGACGAGACCGCGAAGGCCGCGCGCGACGCCGTCGACCGCGGTTTCACCGCTGTGAAGATGAACGGCACCGAGGAACTGCAGTACCTCGACACCTGGGACAAGATCGATCGTTGCGTGGCGAATGTGGCGGCCGTCCGCGATGCGGTCGGCCCGAATATCGGTATCGGCGTCGATTTCCACGGCCGGGTGCACAAGCCGATGGCGAAAGTGTTGTTGCGCGAACTGGAACCGTACCGGTTGATGTTCGTCGAGGAGCCGGTGCTGTCCGAACATCTCGACAGTGTCGTGGATGTGCTGCGGCAGTCGCCGATTCCGATCGCATTGGGCGAGCGGCTGTTCTCCCGATGGGATTTCAAATCGGTGCTCGCCTCGGGCGCGGTCGACATCATTCAGCCCGACCCGTCGCACTGCGGTGGCATCACCGAAGCGCGCAAGATCGCGCATATGGCCGAGGCCTACGATGTGGCGCTGGCGCTGCACTGCCCGCTCGGACCGATCGCGCTGGCGTCGTGTCTGCAGATCGACGCGGGTTGCTACAACGCCACCATCCAGGAGCAGAGCCTGGGCATTCACTACAACACCACCAATGAGCTGCTCGACTACCTGGTGGACCCGGCGGTGTTCACCTATGCCGACGGCCAGGTGCGGATTCCGACCGGTCCCGGTCTGGGGATCGAGATCAACGAGGAATACGTGACGGAGCGGGCGGCCACGGGACATCGGTGGCGCAACCCCATTTGGCGTCACAGTGACGGATCGTTCGCGGAGTGGTGA
- a CDS encoding MFS transporter yields MIEKPAVSRGALAAKASRARVLIAVMLFVTVVINYMDRANLSIAVPAIADEMDLSSAQQGLLLSAFGWTYAALQIPGGWFVDRIPPRVLYPACLLLWSLATVFMGVLGGFVALIALRLLVGVFEAPAYPINNRVATAWFPERERATVIGFYTSGQFIGLALLTPVLSWLQSVLSWHWVFVFTGGIGLVWALVWYLVYREPRESRANEAEIAHIREGGGLVDLTGSRPERAKVTWSDIATVLGRRKLWGVYLGQFCLTSTLWFFLTWFPTYLVKYRDMDYIKSGFLASLPFIAAVIGVLFSGVFSDFLLRRGVPLGIARKGPIIAGLLLSTTLIGANFTDSTTLVIVFLSIAFFGNGLASITWSLVSALAPERLIGLTGGMFNFIGNLSGIATPIVIGFLVTDASFAPAFVYMTAVTLLGIVSYVLLVGRVVRVRESDSAAETA; encoded by the coding sequence ATGATCGAAAAACCCGCCGTCTCGCGGGGTGCGCTGGCCGCCAAAGCCAGCCGGGCACGTGTCCTGATCGCGGTCATGCTGTTCGTGACCGTGGTCATCAACTACATGGACCGCGCCAACCTGTCCATCGCGGTCCCCGCCATCGCCGACGAGATGGACCTGTCCTCGGCGCAACAGGGGCTGCTGCTGTCGGCTTTCGGCTGGACCTACGCGGCGCTGCAGATCCCCGGCGGCTGGTTCGTCGACCGCATCCCGCCCCGGGTTCTGTACCCGGCGTGCCTCCTGCTGTGGTCGCTGGCGACGGTGTTCATGGGTGTCCTCGGCGGTTTCGTCGCCCTCATCGCACTTCGTCTGCTGGTGGGTGTCTTCGAGGCGCCCGCGTACCCGATCAACAATCGCGTGGCCACCGCCTGGTTCCCCGAGCGGGAGCGCGCCACCGTCATCGGGTTCTACACCTCGGGCCAGTTCATCGGTCTCGCCCTGCTGACCCCGGTGCTGTCCTGGCTGCAGTCGGTGCTGAGCTGGCACTGGGTGTTCGTATTCACCGGCGGGATCGGCCTGGTGTGGGCGCTGGTCTGGTACCTCGTATACCGCGAGCCGCGCGAGTCCCGTGCCAACGAGGCCGAGATCGCCCATATCCGCGAGGGCGGCGGTCTCGTCGATCTGACCGGTTCCCGGCCGGAGCGCGCCAAGGTGACATGGTCCGATATCGCCACCGTGCTGGGCCGGCGGAAACTATGGGGCGTCTATCTGGGGCAGTTCTGCCTGACCTCGACGCTGTGGTTCTTCCTGACCTGGTTCCCGACCTATCTCGTCAAGTACCGCGATATGGACTACATCAAGTCCGGATTCCTGGCGTCGCTGCCGTTCATCGCCGCGGTGATCGGTGTGCTGTTCTCCGGGGTGTTCTCCGATTTCCTGCTGCGGCGCGGGGTCCCGCTCGGCATCGCGCGCAAAGGTCCGATCATCGCCGGACTGCTGCTGAGCACCACCCTGATCGGCGCGAATTTCACCGATTCCACCACGTTGGTGATCGTGTTCCTGTCCATCGCGTTCTTCGGCAACGGGCTGGCCTCCATCACCTGGTCGCTGGTCTCGGCCCTGGCGCCGGAGCGGCTCATCGGGCTGACGGGCGGGATGTTCAACTTCATCGGGAACCTGTCCGGAATCGCCACCCCGATCGTCATCGGATTCCTGGTCACCGACGCGAGTTTCGCACCGGCCTTCGTCTACATGACCGCGGTGACGCTGCTCGGAATCGTCTCGTATGTCCTGCTGGTCGGTCGCGTCGTCCGCGTACGGGAGTCGGATTCCGCGGCGGAAACGGCGTAA
- a CDS encoding SLC13 family permease: protein MLAALGALVVVTGWLPTDAAVDIGVHRAGPILGFLVAVTVLAELADKTGVFDIAAGYCARLGRGSIPLLFALIAALATTTTVAMSLDTTAVLLTPVVLATADRLGLPAAPFSLLVVWLANTASLLLPVSNLTNLLAVDHTGITAHEFARQMALPQLVAVALTVGFLGLVFRRRLRGRYPVPAPTPPPDRVLSTVCALACAGFAVAVTAGVPPWAAATVAAAIAAAGCALRAREHLRPALLPWRLVVTTEGLFLVVSALLHHGLGDVLTGWTGRSELGTVFAAAAAANLVNNLPAYLAMETTVPAGSADHIFPVLLGTNIGPLVTMWGSLATLLWADRCRARGVHIGAGRFALLATVGVPPILLATWAVSSW from the coding sequence ATGCTCGCGGCGCTCGGCGCCCTCGTCGTGGTGACGGGATGGTTGCCCACCGACGCCGCCGTGGATATCGGCGTACACCGTGCGGGGCCGATCCTCGGTTTCCTCGTCGCGGTCACCGTGCTCGCGGAGCTGGCGGACAAGACCGGAGTCTTCGATATCGCCGCGGGTTACTGCGCCCGGCTCGGCCGCGGCTCGATACCGCTGCTGTTCGCGCTGATCGCCGCGCTCGCCACGACCACGACAGTCGCCATGAGCCTGGATACGACGGCCGTCCTGCTCACTCCGGTCGTCCTGGCGACGGCCGATCGGCTCGGTCTCCCGGCGGCGCCGTTCTCGCTACTGGTGGTCTGGCTGGCCAATACCGCGAGTCTGTTGTTGCCGGTGTCCAACCTGACGAACCTGCTGGCCGTCGACCACACCGGAATCACCGCGCACGAGTTCGCCCGCCAGATGGCTCTGCCGCAGCTCGTGGCGGTGGCGCTCACAGTCGGTTTCCTGGGGCTGGTGTTCCGCAGACGGTTACGCGGGCGGTACCCGGTACCCGCGCCCACTCCGCCGCCGGATCGGGTCCTGAGCACGGTCTGCGCGCTGGCCTGCGCCGGTTTCGCCGTCGCCGTCACGGCCGGCGTGCCGCCCTGGGCCGCGGCCACCGTGGCCGCGGCGATCGCCGCGGCCGGGTGCGCGCTGCGCGCCCGCGAACATCTACGTCCGGCCCTGCTGCCGTGGCGGCTCGTGGTCACCACGGAAGGCCTGTTCTTGGTCGTGAGCGCGCTGCTGCACCACGGCCTGGGCGATGTGCTCACCGGCTGGACCGGCCGATCGGAGCTGGGCACCGTTTTCGCCGCGGCCGCCGCGGCGAATCTGGTCAACAACCTGCCCGCCTACCTGGCGATGGAGACCACTGTGCCGGCGGGAAGCGCGGATCACATCTTCCCCGTATTGCTCGGCACCAATATCGGGCCGCTGGTCACCATGTGGGGTTCGCTGGCGACCCTGCTGTGGGCGGATCGTTGCCGAGCCCGCGGCGTCCACATCGGGGCCGGGCGGTTCGCGTTGCTCGCGACGGTGGGCGTGCCGCCGATCCTGCTGGCGACATGGGCCGTCTCGAGCTGGTGA
- a CDS encoding glyoxalase, with protein sequence MTTETNTHTAIDIHLEVPDADAAAATYAAAFGLGDTLSFRTSTTPTSGFRGFMLSLVVSQPGTVDSLIGTALEAGFTTLKPAKKTFWGYGGIVAAPDGAIWKISTSNKKDTGPVTREIDNVVLLLAVDDVKASKKFYVERGLTVAKSFGGKYVEFATPGSPVTLALYGRRAAAKDAGVSPDGTGSHRIVLGGHAGSCTDLDGFVWEAAA encoded by the coding sequence ATGACCACCGAGACGAACACCCACACCGCCATCGACATCCACCTCGAAGTTCCCGACGCCGACGCGGCGGCGGCCACCTACGCCGCCGCGTTCGGGCTGGGCGACACCTTGAGCTTCCGTACCTCGACCACGCCCACCTCCGGATTCCGTGGATTCATGCTGTCACTGGTGGTGTCCCAGCCCGGCACCGTCGACAGCCTCATCGGCACCGCGCTCGAAGCGGGCTTCACCACACTCAAACCGGCCAAGAAGACTTTCTGGGGCTACGGCGGAATCGTCGCGGCTCCCGACGGGGCGATCTGGAAGATCTCCACCTCGAACAAGAAGGACACCGGCCCCGTCACCCGCGAGATCGACAATGTAGTGCTGCTGCTGGCCGTCGACGATGTCAAGGCCAGCAAGAAGTTCTACGTCGAGCGGGGACTGACCGTGGCCAAGAGCTTCGGCGGCAAATACGTCGAGTTCGCGACCCCGGGCTCGCCGGTCACGCTCGCGCTCTACGGACGCCGGGCCGCTGCCAAGGACGCCGGCGTCTCCCCCGACGGCACCGGCTCGCACCGGATCGTTCTCGGTGGTCACGCCGGATCCTGCACCGACCTCGATGGGTTCGTCTGGGAGGCGGCGGCCTGA
- a CDS encoding TetR/AcrR family transcriptional regulator, producing the protein MVGYVATTTESAAAAAGRRGKQAPAQRLLETATTLFARYGIRAVGIDRVLAESGVARASLYTSYGSKDALVIAYLEHLDRRDRDRWNDAVADIAEPADRILTFFDLALASAPDRGFRGCQYANAATEFPDETLAPVLAHRRWMLDTLTELLQACRTPDAPVLARRIQLIYDGALAGSKLEHAVEPLRTGRAIAAEIIPTG; encoded by the coding sequence ATGGTGGGGTACGTGGCCACAACAACCGAGTCCGCGGCGGCGGCCGCCGGCCGCCGGGGCAAACAGGCGCCGGCGCAACGCCTGCTGGAAACCGCGACCACCCTGTTCGCCCGGTACGGCATCCGCGCGGTCGGCATCGACCGGGTGCTGGCCGAGTCGGGAGTCGCGCGGGCCAGCCTGTATACGAGCTACGGGTCCAAGGACGCGCTGGTCATCGCCTATCTGGAACATCTCGACCGGCGTGATCGCGACCGCTGGAACGACGCTGTCGCCGATATCGCGGAGCCGGCGGACCGAATCCTCACCTTCTTCGACCTCGCCCTCGCCTCCGCCCCCGACCGGGGCTTCCGCGGATGCCAATATGCCAATGCCGCAACGGAATTCCCGGACGAGACACTGGCGCCCGTGCTCGCTCATCGCCGCTGGATGCTGGATACTCTCACCGAACTCCTCCAGGCATGCCGTACACCGGACGCCCCGGTTCTCGCGCGCCGCATCCAGCTGATCTACGACGGCGCCCTGGCCGGTTCCAAACTCGAGCACGCGGTGGAACCCCTGCGCACAGGCCGCGCAATCGCCGCCGAAATCATCCCGACCGGATGA
- a CDS encoding DUF4242 domain-containing protein encodes MSLYLYELVPTGAPGRTIEEFGTRAEKEGGALIEAQVTGGSPRIFAITEFAGCRAPALPAQDLFAETVDGPHEVRLVGADLAAIKAARPAAGYLVEWDIPAEIDMDTYLARKKANAPKYADVPEVSFLRTYVREDMDKCLCFYDAPDEAAVRRARDAVNTPVDRLHELADPRP; translated from the coding sequence ATGTCCCTGTACCTGTACGAGCTCGTGCCCACCGGCGCTCCCGGACGCACCATCGAAGAATTCGGCACGCGTGCCGAAAAGGAAGGCGGGGCGCTGATCGAGGCCCAGGTCACCGGCGGTTCGCCGCGGATATTCGCGATCACCGAATTCGCGGGCTGCCGGGCTCCGGCGCTACCGGCCCAGGATCTGTTCGCCGAAACCGTCGACGGCCCGCACGAAGTACGCCTGGTAGGCGCCGATCTGGCGGCGATCAAGGCCGCGCGCCCGGCCGCCGGATATCTGGTCGAGTGGGATATCCCCGCCGAGATCGATATGGACACCTACCTGGCGCGCAAGAAGGCCAACGCACCGAAATACGCCGATGTGCCCGAGGTGAGTTTCCTGCGCACCTACGTCCGCGAGGATATGGACAAATGTCTGTGCTTCTACGACGCGCCGGACGAAGCCGCGGTGCGCCGGGCCCGTGACGCGGTGAACACGCCGGTGGACCGGCTGCACGAACTGGCGGACCCACGGCCGTGA
- a CDS encoding acyl-CoA dehydrogenase family protein, with protein sequence MTATVTTEDARRSVAEFVRGRAADLDLGRTDIRADIAEIGGRGLLTGGLGGSDIREIAGTIERVAAESLAAGFSLWAQRMALEYVWRAPEPVRERHLDELASGRRVGVTAMAAALKHLAGLGELPLHADAAGSDRVTGPIAWASNVFEDALIVFPFRGNDGRGHVGVVSADAEGVGIRPAPELLALCATASTSLTFEHVEVRGDQLVTADLRAFCATIRPVFLLLQTAFCTGVADTSVRAAGDRLDGLGAQFRDEYRALAERHASARGRLREYTSDAHATGPADLLRLRLDAARIAVDATRLEVTLRGGAGYARHCDTNRRFREAAFLPVQSPSEGQLRWELSQYD encoded by the coding sequence GTGACCGCGACCGTCACCACCGAGGACGCCCGCCGCTCGGTCGCCGAATTCGTGCGGGGCCGCGCCGCCGACCTCGACCTGGGCCGCACCGATATCCGCGCCGATATCGCCGAGATCGGCGGGCGCGGTCTGCTCACCGGCGGACTCGGCGGATCGGATATCCGCGAGATCGCCGGCACTATCGAACGGGTCGCGGCCGAGAGCCTGGCCGCGGGGTTCTCACTCTGGGCTCAGCGGATGGCGCTCGAATATGTCTGGCGCGCACCGGAACCGGTTCGCGAGCGGCATCTCGACGAGCTGGCTTCGGGCAGGCGGGTCGGTGTCACCGCCATGGCGGCCGCGCTGAAACATCTCGCCGGGCTCGGTGAGCTGCCGCTGCACGCCGACGCGGCGGGCAGCGACCGGGTCACCGGTCCGATCGCGTGGGCCTCCAATGTCTTCGAGGACGCGCTGATCGTCTTCCCTTTCCGCGGTAACGACGGGCGGGGGCACGTCGGCGTGGTGAGCGCCGACGCCGAAGGTGTCGGTATCCGCCCGGCGCCGGAACTGCTCGCACTGTGCGCTACCGCCTCGACCTCGCTGACATTCGAGCACGTCGAGGTACGCGGGGATCAGCTCGTCACCGCGGACCTGCGCGCGTTCTGCGCGACGATCCGTCCGGTGTTCCTGCTGTTGCAGACCGCGTTCTGCACCGGCGTCGCCGACACCTCGGTCCGTGCGGCGGGCGACCGGCTGGACGGTCTCGGCGCCCAGTTCCGCGACGAGTATCGCGCGCTCGCCGAACGGCATGCCTCGGCCCGGGGGCGTTTGCGCGAGTACACCTCCGATGCCCACGCGACCGGTCCCGCCGACCTGCTCCGGCTGCGCCTGGACGCCGCGCGCATCGCGGTGGACGCGACCCGGCTGGAGGTCACACTGCGCGGCGGCGCGGGCTACGCCCGGCACTGCGACACCAACCGGCGGTTCCGGGAAGCCGCCTTCCTCCCTGTCCAATCTCCCTCGGAAGGCCAATTGCGGTGGGAACTGTCGCAGTACGACTAG
- a CDS encoding ABC transporter ATP-binding protein: protein MGTVAVRLADARKTYPGRDDPVLDGVDLRIGDGELLVVLGASGSGKSTLLRVVAGLDRLDGGEISWGAGETVRPATGMVFQQPLLMPWLTVRDNVRFGGRFAGHRTGFDPGHADELLDRFGLAGLADRRPDQLSGGQAQRVAVIRAVAVRPRLLLLDEPFSALDPAVRADLQDWLAELVREISCTTVLVTHDIDEALRLGDRIVLIGPGGTVRAEFADLGGVDERDRLRQRIIDRYRDSSVTI, encoded by the coding sequence GTGGGAACTGTCGCAGTACGACTAGCGGATGCCCGCAAAACCTATCCGGGCCGCGACGATCCCGTACTCGATGGAGTGGATCTACGGATCGGCGACGGGGAGCTGCTGGTGGTGCTCGGCGCCAGCGGCAGCGGGAAGTCGACGCTGCTGCGAGTGGTGGCGGGACTCGACCGACTCGACGGCGGCGAGATCAGCTGGGGCGCGGGCGAGACGGTGCGCCCGGCCACCGGCATGGTGTTCCAGCAACCGCTGCTGATGCCGTGGCTCACGGTGCGCGACAACGTCCGGTTCGGCGGCCGATTCGCCGGGCACCGAACGGGATTCGATCCGGGCCACGCCGACGAACTGCTCGATCGGTTCGGTCTGGCCGGCCTCGCCGACCGGCGTCCCGATCAGCTCTCCGGCGGGCAGGCGCAGCGGGTCGCGGTGATCCGGGCGGTGGCGGTGCGACCGCGTCTACTGCTGCTGGACGAGCCGTTCAGTGCGCTCGACCCGGCGGTCCGCGCCGATCTCCAGGACTGGCTGGCCGAGCTGGTGCGCGAGATTTCCTGCACCACAGTGCTGGTCACCCACGATATCGACGAGGCGCTGCGACTGGGCGACCGGATCGTGCTCATCGGACCGGGCGGCACGGTACGTGCGGAGTTCGCCGACCTCGGCGGGGTCGACGAACGAGACCGGCTGCGGCAGCGGATCATCGACCGCTATCGCGACTCGTCGGTGACGATATGA
- a CDS encoding ABC transporter substrate-binding protein, with amino-acid sequence MKPPALSRRGLLCGCAGLVAAGGIAGLADLGRAAADRRGAGGERLRIGYLPITDAAPLLIADRGAVAADLAEPVLFRSWAALAEAFLTRQVDIVHLLMPMAVQLRFGLGAPARILGWNHTNGSALTVAPGITELGQLAGTQVAIPFWWSIHNILIQQLLRAHGLRPVIRGSASRSAGTVELVVMSPSDMVPALANGSISAFTVADPFNAVAEIRGVGRIHRFLGDLWRDHACCALVVHEDLLERRPTAVQALADAVVAAQLRIGADRPAAAKQLAGAYLPQPLPAITKALTYSDQLPVRHPAWQPQRIGFQPFPFPSFTAALVTAMHDTVVDGDTRFLSGLDPDRVHGALVDDRFVRVALDRAGGPDAFGLPARLTRIEEIDPS; translated from the coding sequence ATGAAACCGCCGGCGCTGTCGCGGCGCGGACTGCTGTGCGGCTGTGCGGGACTGGTGGCCGCCGGCGGGATCGCGGGGCTGGCCGATCTGGGCCGTGCCGCGGCGGATCGGCGCGGCGCGGGCGGCGAACGACTCCGCATCGGTTATCTGCCGATCACCGACGCCGCGCCGCTGCTGATCGCCGACCGGGGCGCGGTGGCCGCGGATCTCGCCGAACCGGTCCTGTTCCGCAGCTGGGCGGCCCTGGCCGAAGCCTTCCTCACCCGCCAGGTGGATATCGTGCACCTGCTGATGCCGATGGCGGTGCAGTTGCGATTCGGACTCGGCGCCCCCGCCCGGATCCTGGGATGGAACCACACCAACGGATCGGCGTTGACGGTCGCGCCCGGGATCACCGAACTCGGCCAACTGGCCGGGACCCAGGTCGCCATTCCGTTCTGGTGGTCGATCCACAACATCCTGATCCAGCAGTTGCTGCGCGCGCACGGGTTGCGGCCGGTGATCCGGGGTTCGGCGTCGCGCTCGGCCGGCACCGTGGAACTGGTGGTCATGAGTCCCTCGGATATGGTTCCGGCGCTGGCCAACGGATCGATCTCCGCTTTCACCGTGGCCGATCCTTTCAACGCCGTCGCCGAGATACGCGGTGTCGGGCGGATCCACCGGTTCCTCGGCGATCTATGGCGCGATCACGCCTGCTGCGCGCTGGTGGTGCACGAGGATCTGCTGGAGCGCCGCCCCACGGCGGTGCAGGCGCTCGCGGACGCGGTGGTCGCGGCGCAGCTGCGGATCGGCGCCGACCGGCCCGCCGCCGCGAAACAGCTCGCGGGCGCCTACCTTCCCCAGCCGCTGCCCGCGATCACCAAGGCCCTCACCTACTCCGATCAGCTGCCGGTGCGCCACCCCGCGTGGCAGCCGCAGCGGATCGGGTTCCAGCCCTTCCCTTTTCCGAGTTTCACCGCCGCGCTGGTGACCGCCATGCACGACACCGTCGTCGACGGCGACACCCGGTTCCTGTCCGGCCTGGATCCGGACCGGGTACACGGCGCGCTCGTCGACGACCGTTTCGTCCGGGTCGCGCTCGACCGCGCGGGCGGCCCGGACGCCTTCGGGTTACCCGCTCGGCTCACGCGCATCGAGGAGATCGACCCATCGTGA
- a CDS encoding ABC transporter permease — translation MNTVDTRPSTAARLPRLAAVAAAVLLWWILTDLVAGPESLLREFGPQHVPGAAAQLFDRGVLLPDIAVSMWRLLVGLLIAVTVGIPLGLLLGLHAVTERAVAPVVQFLRMISPLSWAPIAVALFGIGNQPVIFLVAAASVWPIVLNTAAGVRAIDPGLLLVARSFGATRREQLSAVILPAIRAQVQTGVRVGLGIAWVVLVPAEMLGVRSGLGYQILNARDQLAYDQVMAVIVVIGIIGYALDTLSRVILDRR, via the coding sequence GTGAACACCGTCGACACCCGGCCATCGACCGCCGCTCGGCTGCCGCGCCTCGCCGCGGTGGCCGCCGCTGTGCTGCTCTGGTGGATACTCACCGACCTGGTGGCGGGCCCCGAGTCGCTGCTACGCGAGTTCGGCCCGCAACATGTGCCCGGCGCGGCCGCGCAACTATTCGATCGCGGTGTGCTGCTGCCCGATATCGCGGTGAGTATGTGGCGCCTGCTGGTGGGGCTGCTGATAGCGGTCACCGTCGGCATCCCGCTCGGATTGCTGCTGGGGTTGCACGCCGTCACCGAACGCGCGGTCGCGCCCGTGGTGCAGTTCCTCCGGATGATCTCGCCGCTGTCCTGGGCGCCGATCGCGGTCGCGCTGTTCGGTATCGGAAATCAGCCGGTGATCTTCCTCGTGGCGGCGGCGTCGGTCTGGCCGATCGTGCTCAATACCGCGGCCGGCGTGCGGGCGATCGATCCGGGACTGCTGCTGGTCGCCCGGTCGTTCGGTGCGACGCGGCGCGAACAGCTGTCGGCCGTGATCCTGCCCGCGATCCGCGCACAGGTGCAGACCGGCGTCCGGGTCGGGCTGGGTATCGCGTGGGTGGTGCTGGTCCCGGCGGAAATGCTGGGCGTCCGTTCGGGACTCGGCTACCAGATCCTCAATGCCCGCGACCAGTTGGCCTACGACCAGGTGATGGCGGTGATCGTGGTGATCGGGATCATCGGATACGCGCTCGACACGCTCTCCCGGGTGATTCTCGATCGCCGCTGA
- a CDS encoding endonuclease, which translates to MSQRKTVHALLDRAGSTYAAEAGIRLADKPAPLFQLLMLTDLLSARISADLAIAATTELVDSGYRTPRKVADADWQELVDALGRGHYRRYDESTATQLGAAATTVLDKYDGDLRKLAEEADRDTGRAADLIQQFKGIGPTGSDIFLREVQEVWTWVRPYFDERAVRGAQRIDLPTDPAELARLVPGDSAADFAAALVRVGLDDELADVVQEAAR; encoded by the coding sequence ATGAGCCAGCGAAAGACAGTGCACGCACTGCTCGACCGGGCGGGCAGCACCTATGCCGCCGAAGCGGGTATCCGGCTCGCCGACAAACCGGCCCCGCTGTTCCAGTTGCTGATGCTGACCGATCTGCTCAGCGCCCGCATATCGGCGGATCTCGCGATCGCCGCGACGACGGAACTGGTGGACAGCGGCTACCGGACCCCGCGGAAGGTCGCCGACGCGGACTGGCAGGAGTTGGTCGACGCGCTCGGACGCGGCCACTACCGTCGCTACGACGAGAGCACGGCCACCCAACTCGGTGCGGCAGCTACCACGGTGCTCGACAAATACGACGGCGACCTGCGCAAACTTGCGGAGGAGGCCGACCGCGACACCGGACGCGCCGCCGATCTGATCCAGCAGTTCAAGGGGATCGGCCCGACCGGCAGCGATATCTTTCTGCGTGAGGTCCAGGAGGTGTGGACCTGGGTGCGTCCCTATTTCGACGAGCGCGCAGTGCGGGGCGCGCAACGCATCGACCTCCCCACCGACCCCGCTGAGCTCGCGCGCCTGGTACCCGGCGACAGCGCCGCCGACTTCGCCGCGGCGCTGGTGCGGGTCGGGCTCGACGACGAATTGGCCGACGTTGTCCAGGAAGCGGCGCGCTGA